Part of the Flavobacterium alkalisoli genome is shown below.
CTACATAGATACTTCCCTGTCCGCCTTCGCTTTGTGCGTGGAAACCAATATAGTATACTCCATCTTCCTGAACTGTAATGTAGTTTACTTCATTTGTAGCTGGTGCAGCACCGCTAACAGAATGGTTTCCTAATACACCTCCTTGTGATGCTGTAACTGGATCTGGGTTCGTAGTTAAAGTAACTTTAAGAGTTTCTGTAAATTCACTGCTGTCGTTACCGTAAGTATACTCTACCTTATAACGAGTGCCTGCTGTAAGTTCTATTCCCTGAGTAAAATACCATGAGTCAGCGTTAGCTTCAGTACCTGTATATTGTAGTGTATTGGTTTCAAAGCCGCTTCCCGGATTGTTTGCAGTACTCCACATATTACCGCTGTTTGTTGCTAATGAATTACATGCAGGTATAGCAGGAGCGGTAGCAGATTCAAAATCCTGATAGTAAGGAACAGTTGCTGTTTCTGTACATGGTGTGGTGAAAACAATTGCTTGTGTCCATTCACCCTGTACAGGCCCGCAAAATGTTCTTAGAAACACATAGTACGTTGTGTCTGGTTCAAGCTCATCAAAAGTGATGTCAAGCTCGGTTGTCATTACCATATCCTCTTCAGACGGAGTGCTGCTGGTGCCATAGGTATAGAAATATCCCATTGCAGTTCCTCCCTCTGCAGGAGACCATTCTATAGTGGCACTGTCTGATGATAGAGAAGTAATGTTTGGATTCTCAGGTAATTCGCAAGTCCATTCAGAGATTGTTATATCGTCTATATATAAACTGCCTTGTGAAGCGTCGCTTGTAGCTTGGATACCAAAATAGTATACACCTGCAGCCGGGCTGAAAGGAGGTGATATAAACTGATGTTCTTCACCATCGTTAATTGCAGTTTCACTTGTTATTGTAGTTGTCCATGCTTCAGGGTCAGATGTAGTACCAAATTTAAGATTGAAGCTTTCAGTTGTGGTATCACTATTATTTCTGTATCTAAAAGTTATTTTATAGTACGTTTCAGTTTCCAGTTCTACAGGAGCGGTTACAAATACTGCATTGGCAGCTTCTGTAGCAGCACTATAGGTTAGTGTATTAGTGTCAAAGCCGTTACCTGGATTGTTTGTTGTAGTCCAGTTGTTTCCTGCTCCTAAGTTAAAGGCTGCTGTACATTCCGGGAAATCGGGAGCATCTACCGATTCAAAATCTATTGTGTATGGCAGGGCTACCGGTAAACAAGAAGTGCTGAATTCAATAACTTCCCACTCGCTGTTTACATCGCCACACACACTTTTTACAAAAGCATAGTACGTTGTATTAGCTTCCAGTTCGGTAAGATCCTGAGATAACTCTGTAATAGTTTCTGGAGAGTCAGGCGGGGTGTTTGTGGTAGAGTATCCAAAATAGTACCCTGTAGATGACACATTCCCTTCTGTTGCTTCTTCCCATGATATTGTTGCGCTGTTAAAAGTAACAGCACTAGCCATAGCATTTTCAGGAGCACCACAAACAGTTTGCTGTATTGAAAAATCATCTACATACAGTTCGCCCTGATTTGCTTCACTTACAGCACGGAAACCTATATAATATGTGCCGGTTTCTTCTACAGTAAAGAAGTGGTCATGTGTGTGTGGTATGGCATCATCTACGATTGCTGCATATAATGGCATTGCATCTTCAGCAGTAGGTGAAAGCCCATAAGTAAGCATAATATTTTCAGCAGTCTCGGTACTGTTATTACCATACCTAAACGATATTTTATAATTCGTTCCGGCTTCAAGCGCTATACCTTGTGTAAATAAAAAGCTGTTGGCAATAGCATTGCTTGATATGTACCTTAATGTGCCGCTTTCAAAACCAAATCCCGGATTTGTAGCCGTTTTCCAATGAGGGGTTGCGGGAGCTACCGCTGTTGTACATTCAGGAATTAAACTTGCTGTAACAGTTTCAAAGTCCAAAGTGTATGGAGGCTGTACAGCCGGACACGATGTGGTAGTAAAGGTCA
Proteins encoded:
- a CDS encoding fibronectin type III domain-containing protein; amino-acid sequence: MKKIILLIPFLLLGVFTNAQCNAPANAAVTEITSNSALLSWDAVSTGSEVQFYQTSFVEGTAEAIDGATTVTTSLASYYPLLPGTTYTAYVRSFCSGAWSDWTTGVTFTTTSCPAVQPPYTLDFETVTASLIPECTTAVAPATPHWKTATNPGFGFESGTLRYISSNAIANSFLFTQGIALEAGTNYKISFRYGNNSTETAENIMLTYGLSPTAEDAMPLYAAIVDDAIPHTHDHFFTVEETGTYYIGFRAVSEANQGELYVDDFSIQQTVCGAPENAMASAVTFNSATISWEEATEGNVSSTGYYFGYSTTNTPPDSPETITELSQDLTELEANTTYYAFVKSVCGDVNSEWEVIEFSTSCLPVALPYTIDFESVDAPDFPECTAAFNLGAGNNWTTTNNPGNGFDTNTLTYSAATEAANAVFVTAPVELETETYYKITFRYRNNSDTTTESFNLKFGTTSDPEAWTTTITSETAINDGEEHQFISPPFSPAAGVYYFGIQATSDASQGSLYIDDITISEWTCELPENPNITSLSSDSATIEWSPAEGGTAMGYFYTYGTSSTPSEEDMVMTTELDITFDELEPDTTYYVFLRTFCGPVQGEWTQAIVFTTPCTETATVPYYQDFESATAPAIPACNSLATNSGNMWSTANNPGSGFETNTLQYTGTEANADSWYFTQGIELTAGTRYKVEYTYGNDSSEFTETLKVTLTTNPDPVTASQGGVLGNHSVSGAAPATNEVNYITVQEDGVYYIGFHAQSEGGQGSIYVDNFSIEESSCGVPADLQVSDITDSSATLTWEGTTEGNSEPNVYQYAIGNTETPPAEGTQEGNFTTNFSELEPETTYYAFVRTQCGPIWSDWVMVSFTTEEELGIDENNFKGFAYYPNPTRNNITVSNTNVIDTVEVYNITGQLVLQQNINAEQAEINMSDLSAGAYFLTVHSGNNSKQVKVLKID